In the genome of Bradyrhizobium arachidis, one region contains:
- a CDS encoding 3-oxoacid CoA-transferase subunit B has protein sequence MDPQIIIARRVAQELRSGNLVNLGIGIPTLVANYVPSDLKVFFQSENGLIGTGPIPEQGMAHPLLTDAGGRPISALPGAATFDSAMSFGLIRGGHVDITVLGGLQVDAHGLLANWMIPGKMVPGMGGAMDLVSGAKRVIVAMQHAAKGKSKIVAKCSLPLTSARPVNLVVTDMAVIGFPDGKATLLETAPGVSVGEVLALTEAELTIPDHVPEMKL, from the coding sequence ATGGATCCGCAGATCATCATCGCCCGGCGCGTCGCCCAGGAGCTCCGCAGCGGCAACCTCGTCAATCTCGGCATCGGCATCCCGACGCTGGTGGCCAATTACGTGCCGTCCGACCTCAAGGTCTTTTTCCAGTCGGAGAACGGCCTGATCGGCACCGGGCCGATCCCCGAGCAAGGCATGGCCCATCCCCTGCTCACGGACGCCGGCGGGCGGCCGATCAGCGCGCTGCCGGGCGCCGCCACCTTCGACAGCGCAATGTCGTTCGGACTGATCCGCGGCGGCCACGTCGATATCACCGTGCTCGGCGGCCTCCAGGTCGATGCGCACGGCCTTCTCGCCAACTGGATGATCCCCGGCAAGATGGTGCCGGGCATGGGCGGCGCCATGGACCTCGTCAGCGGCGCCAAGCGCGTCATCGTCGCCATGCAGCACGCCGCCAAGGGCAAGTCGAAGATCGTGGCGAAATGCTCGCTGCCGCTGACTTCGGCGCGGCCTGTCAACCTGGTCGTGACAGACATGGCCGTGATCGGCTTCCCCGACGGCAAGGCAACGCTCCTGGAAACCGCGCCCGGCGTCAGCGTCGGCGAGGTCCTGGCGCTGACGGAGGCGGAATTGACCATTCCCGATCACGTTCCGGAAATGAAGCTCTGA
- a CDS encoding CoA transferase subunit A, with product MKAVSVEEAVAMIPAGASVMVGGFMGVGTPERLLDEIVRQKKTGLTLICNDAATPGKGVGKLFDAALVSRLTATHIGLNPKAQQQMLANQIAVDLIPQGTFVERIRAGGCGLGGVLTPTGVGTLVAEGKRQIEVDGKPFLLETALRAQFALVHAFLADYLGNLAYALTSRNFNPIMAMAADTVIVTTENIVPVGVIAPDHVMTPAPLVDYLITNG from the coding sequence ATGAAGGCCGTCTCCGTCGAAGAAGCCGTTGCGATGATCCCGGCAGGCGCCAGCGTCATGGTTGGCGGCTTCATGGGCGTAGGAACTCCGGAGCGCCTGCTCGACGAGATCGTGCGGCAGAAGAAGACCGGGCTGACGCTGATTTGCAACGACGCAGCCACGCCCGGCAAGGGCGTCGGCAAGCTGTTCGATGCGGCGCTGGTCTCCCGCTTGACCGCCACACATATCGGTCTCAATCCGAAAGCCCAGCAGCAGATGCTGGCGAACCAGATCGCGGTCGATCTCATTCCGCAGGGCACCTTCGTCGAGCGCATTCGTGCAGGCGGATGCGGTCTCGGCGGCGTGCTCACGCCGACCGGCGTCGGCACGCTGGTTGCGGAAGGCAAGCGCCAGATCGAGGTCGATGGCAAACCCTTCCTGCTCGAGACCGCGCTGCGGGCGCAATTCGCGCTGGTGCACGCCTTCCTCGCCGACTATCTCGGCAACCTCGCCTACGCGCTGACGTCGCGCAACTTCAACCCAATCATGGCGATGGCCGCCGATACCGTCATCGTCACGACGGAGAACATCGTGCCGGTCGGCGTCATCGCGCCCGATCACGTCATGACACCGGCGCCGCTCGTCGACTATCTCATCACCAACGGGTGA
- a CDS encoding MaoC family dehydratase codes for MRIFTDFDEIKSAVGTEIGASDWIEITQERINQFAEATCDEQWIHVDQERASKEMPGGKTIAHGLLSLALAPLFIRSVLGLKGLRNTLNYGADRIRYLAPVPAGSKLRGRVTVAEAEDVPPDGLRVNYHLVIEIEGGKKPACIAELIALHYR; via the coding sequence ATGCGGATCTTCACGGACTTCGACGAGATCAAGTCAGCCGTGGGCACCGAGATCGGAGCCAGCGACTGGATCGAGATCACCCAAGAGCGCATCAACCAGTTCGCCGAGGCGACCTGCGACGAGCAATGGATCCATGTCGACCAGGAGCGCGCGAGCAAGGAGATGCCCGGCGGCAAGACCATCGCTCACGGCCTGCTCTCGCTCGCTCTGGCGCCGTTGTTCATCCGCTCGGTGCTCGGCCTGAAGGGCCTGCGCAACACGCTGAACTACGGCGCCGACCGGATCAGATATCTCGCGCCGGTGCCGGCGGGCTCGAAACTGCGCGGCCGCGTCACGGTCGCCGAAGCCGAGGACGTGCCGCCCGACGGACTGCGCGTCAACTATCACCTCGTGATCGAGATCGAGGGCGGCAAGAAGCCCGCCTGCATCGCCGAGCTGATCGCCCTGCACTACCGCTGA
- the fabI gene encoding enoyl-ACP reductase FabI encodes MIPVFPDSKVALKGKKGLVVGIANDQSIAWGCARAFRALGADLAVTYLNDRAKKHIEPLAQALEAPIFMPLDVMVEGQTEAVFERIKSEWGQLDFLLHSIAFSPKEALHGRVVDVGRDGFLKTMDVSCWSFLRMAHLAEPLMKDGGTLFTMTYYGSQMVVENYNIMGVAKAALEASVRYAAAELGPKGIRVHAISPGPLATRAASGIPEFDELMDKAQSKAPSRSLVSIDDVGNATAFLALDGAKLITGGVLYIDGGYHIID; translated from the coding sequence ATGATCCCAGTATTTCCGGACAGCAAGGTCGCCCTGAAGGGGAAGAAGGGCCTCGTCGTCGGCATCGCCAACGACCAGTCGATCGCCTGGGGCTGCGCCAGGGCGTTCCGGGCACTCGGCGCCGATCTCGCCGTCACCTATCTGAACGACCGCGCCAAAAAGCATATCGAGCCGCTGGCGCAGGCACTGGAAGCACCGATCTTCATGCCGCTCGATGTCATGGTCGAGGGCCAGACCGAGGCGGTGTTCGAGCGCATCAAGTCCGAGTGGGGCCAGCTCGATTTCCTGCTTCATTCCATCGCCTTCTCGCCCAAGGAGGCCTTGCACGGCCGCGTCGTCGATGTCGGCCGCGACGGCTTCCTCAAGACCATGGACGTCTCCTGCTGGTCGTTCCTGCGCATGGCGCATCTCGCCGAGCCGCTAATGAAGGATGGCGGCACGTTGTTCACCATGACCTATTACGGCAGCCAGATGGTGGTGGAGAACTACAACATCATGGGCGTCGCCAAGGCCGCGCTCGAAGCCTCGGTTCGCTATGCTGCCGCCGAACTGGGTCCGAAGGGCATCCGCGTCCACGCGATCTCGCCGGGACCGCTTGCGACCCGCGCGGCCTCAGGCATTCCTGAATTCGACGAGCTGATGGACAAGGCGCAATCCAAGGCGCCGTCGCGTAGCCTCGTCAGCATCGACGATGTCGGCAACGCCACCGCCTTCCTCGCGCTCGACGGCGCCAAGCTGATCACCGGCGGCGTGCTCTACATCGATGGCGGCTACCACATCATCGATTGA
- a CDS encoding GNAT family N-acetyltransferase: MLAAIERTGPSSLQSRFFVMKRHFSEKERAFFMDVDFSNHVALAAWALEQGRPAIVGGGRYVVTNPGEAEMAFVVVDAWQGRGIGSLLLRHLIDIAREQEIRELTAEVLADNASMRRVFAKSDFRPARSEDPRTVRLTLDLGSARPA; the protein is encoded by the coding sequence ATGCTCGCCGCGATCGAGCGCACCGGGCCGAGCTCGCTGCAGAGCCGGTTCTTCGTCATGAAGCGACACTTCTCGGAGAAGGAGCGCGCCTTCTTCATGGACGTCGATTTCAGCAATCACGTCGCGCTGGCTGCCTGGGCCCTGGAACAGGGTCGACCCGCGATCGTCGGCGGCGGCCGATATGTGGTCACAAATCCCGGCGAGGCGGAGATGGCCTTCGTCGTGGTGGATGCCTGGCAAGGCCGCGGGATCGGTTCCCTGCTGCTGAGGCATCTCATCGACATCGCGCGGGAACAGGAGATCCGCGAGCTCACGGCCGAGGTTCTGGCCGACAACGCGTCGATGCGGCGGGTGTTCGCGAAGTCCGATTTCAGGCCTGCGCGAAGCGAGGATCCGAGGACGGTGCGCCTGACTCTCGATCTTGGTTCCGCGCGGCCCGCTTGA
- a CDS encoding DUF3141 domain-containing protein: MSIDKVQIPGGPMSGLVASAVEYMIDAGQRSVLFLDIMRRRGDQYREHVAQTAPHVLQYSAELIMDGRKLDDPVNYALVRIIPPDNVEIDMNRRPFVVIDPRAGHGPGIGGFKADSEIGVAMKAGHPCYFIGFLPDPMPGQTIERIARAEAIFIEEVIERHPNADGKPCVIGNCQAGWALMILASLRPELFGPLIIAGAPLAYWAGVHGKYPMRYSGGLLGGSWLTALTSDLGAGRFDGAWLVQNFENQNPSNTLWTKQYNVYSKVDTEADRYLEFERWWGGHVNLNAEEIQFIVDELFVGNNLAAGNIVMSDGQKVDLRSIRSPIVVFCSKGDNITPPQQALDWILDCYADVDEIRAYGQTIVYTVHESIGHLGIFVSGGIAKKEHAEFSGNIDLIDVLPPGLYEATFEAKGKETASSELVVGQWVMRCEARTLDDIRAMGGNSPEDERRFATAKRVSEINLKAYQKFLQPWIKGMVTPKVAAWAHNMHPLRLQYELFSSRNPLMATVKSLAEKAEEERKPVAKDNPFLAFQEQMSKQIVHALDSWRDSQEALSEAIFLNVYGSPALQAAVGIDPTSVPSQRREMTAEHRAMLERRIAELKSRIGEGGLREAALRALLYVGSARGMVDERSIEALRRVRRDHAGARMTLPEFKMLVREQFFMLLLDRDAALAAIPKMLPDDVNLRRGAFEAVEKVLSASEDVTGERAKRLWQVAGLFGLDIGGPSETASNVAPFDPKAKAS, encoded by the coding sequence ATGTCCATCGATAAGGTGCAAATTCCGGGCGGTCCGATGTCGGGCCTCGTCGCCTCGGCGGTCGAATATATGATCGACGCGGGCCAGCGCAGTGTCCTGTTCCTGGATATCATGCGCCGGCGCGGCGACCAATACAGGGAACATGTCGCGCAGACCGCGCCGCATGTTCTGCAATATTCCGCCGAATTGATCATGGACGGGCGCAAGCTGGACGATCCCGTCAACTACGCGCTGGTGCGCATCATTCCGCCCGACAATGTCGAGATCGACATGAACCGGCGGCCGTTCGTCGTGATCGATCCGCGCGCGGGCCACGGCCCCGGCATCGGCGGCTTCAAGGCCGACAGCGAGATCGGCGTTGCCATGAAGGCAGGCCATCCCTGCTATTTCATCGGGTTCCTGCCGGATCCGATGCCCGGACAGACCATCGAGCGCATCGCGCGTGCCGAAGCCATCTTCATCGAAGAGGTCATCGAGCGCCATCCCAACGCCGACGGCAAGCCCTGCGTGATCGGCAATTGCCAGGCCGGATGGGCCCTCATGATCCTGGCCTCGCTGCGCCCCGAGCTGTTCGGTCCGCTGATCATCGCCGGCGCACCGCTTGCCTATTGGGCCGGCGTGCACGGCAAATATCCGATGCGCTATTCCGGCGGCCTGCTCGGCGGGAGCTGGCTCACCGCGCTCACCAGCGATCTCGGCGCCGGCAGGTTCGACGGCGCCTGGCTGGTGCAGAATTTCGAGAACCAGAACCCGTCGAACACGCTGTGGACCAAGCAATACAACGTCTATTCCAAGGTCGACACCGAGGCGGACCGCTATCTCGAATTCGAGCGCTGGTGGGGCGGCCATGTCAACCTCAACGCCGAGGAAATCCAGTTCATCGTCGATGAGCTGTTCGTCGGCAACAATCTCGCCGCCGGCAACATCGTGATGTCCGACGGCCAGAAGGTCGACCTGCGCAGCATCAGGTCGCCGATCGTGGTGTTCTGCTCCAAGGGCGACAACATCACACCGCCGCAGCAGGCGCTGGACTGGATCCTGGATTGCTACGCCGATGTCGACGAGATCAGGGCCTATGGCCAGACCATCGTCTACACCGTGCACGAGAGCATCGGTCATCTCGGCATCTTCGTGTCTGGCGGCATCGCCAAGAAGGAGCACGCGGAGTTCTCCGGCAATATCGATCTGATCGACGTTCTTCCGCCCGGGCTCTATGAGGCCACTTTTGAAGCGAAGGGCAAGGAGACCGCGAGCTCGGAACTGGTCGTCGGCCAGTGGGTGATGCGCTGCGAGGCGCGGACGCTCGACGACATCCGCGCGATGGGCGGCAATTCCCCCGAGGACGAGCGGCGCTTTGCCACCGCCAAGCGCGTCTCGGAGATCAATCTCAAGGCCTATCAGAAATTCCTCCAGCCCTGGATCAAGGGCATGGTGACGCCCAAAGTGGCCGCGTGGGCTCACAACATGCATCCGCTGCGGCTGCAATACGAGCTGTTCAGCAGCCGGAATCCCCTTATGGCGACCGTGAAATCATTGGCCGAGAAGGCCGAGGAGGAGCGCAAGCCGGTTGCGAAGGACAATCCGTTCCTGGCGTTCCAGGAGCAGATGTCGAAGCAGATCGTCCACGCCCTGGACAGCTGGCGCGACTCGCAGGAGGCGCTGAGCGAAGCGATCTTCCTCAACGTCTATGGTTCGCCGGCGCTCCAGGCGGCGGTCGGGATCGATCCCACCTCCGTGCCATCCCAGCGGCGTGAGATGACCGCCGAACACCGCGCCATGCTCGAGAGGCGCATCGCTGAACTGAAATCGCGGATCGGCGAGGGCGGTCTACGCGAAGCGGCGCTGCGCGCCTTGCTCTATGTTGGCTCGGCGCGCGGGATGGTCGATGAACGCAGCATCGAGGCGTTGCGCCGGGTCCGCCGCGATCATGCCGGCGCGCGCATGACCCTGCCCGAGTTCAAGATGCTGGTACGGGAGCAGTTCTTCATGCTGCTGCTCGATCGCGACGCGGCGCTGGCCGCCATCCCGAAGATGCTGCCCGACGACGTCAATCTTCGCCGCGGCGCTTTCGAGGCGGTCGAGAAGGTGCTGTCCGCGAGCGAGGACGTCACCGGCGAGCGGGCCAAACGGCTGTGGCAAGTTGCCGGCTTGTTCGGCCTCGACATCGGCGGGCCTTCCGAAACGGCGTCGAATGTTGCGCCTTTCGATCCAAAGGCGAAGGCGTCGTAG
- a CDS encoding acetate/propionate family kinase, whose translation MDSILVVNAGSSSVKFQVFAAEGEGTLRRLIKGQVDGIGSRPRLRASGAGGDPMADRAYPIEAVADVPAAMDIAGEWLRNEVRIHPLAVGHRVVHGGPDYERPVLVDHGVVSRLERFVALAPLHQPHNLAPIRSILANFPEVPQVACFDTAFHRTHGPLADHYAIPHQLHAEGVRRYGFHGLSYEYISRTLPQIAPDIAKRRVIVAHLGSGASMCAMKGGQSVESTMGFTALDGLPMGTRPGQLDPGVVLYLISEKGMSASKVQDFLYRDCGLKGLSGVSNDMRELEASPDPQARLAVDYFVYRIGLNAGMLAAALQGLDAFVFTAGIGENSSSIRARVAEQLGWLGVTLDAAENARHARLISTATSRIPVYVVPTDEELMIAQHTLALLMNGHSQNPRHERVS comes from the coding sequence ATGGACAGCATCCTCGTCGTCAATGCGGGCTCGTCGAGCGTCAAGTTCCAGGTCTTCGCGGCCGAGGGCGAAGGCACGCTGCGCCGGCTGATCAAAGGGCAGGTGGATGGCATCGGCAGCCGCCCGCGGCTGCGGGCGAGTGGGGCGGGCGGCGATCCCATGGCCGACCGCGCCTATCCGATCGAGGCCGTCGCGGACGTTCCGGCGGCGATGGACATTGCGGGCGAATGGCTGCGGAACGAGGTTCGCATCCATCCGCTGGCGGTCGGGCATCGCGTCGTCCATGGCGGGCCTGACTATGAGCGGCCGGTCCTGGTCGATCATGGCGTGGTGTCGCGGCTGGAGCGCTTCGTCGCGCTGGCGCCGCTGCATCAGCCGCATAATCTGGCACCGATCCGCTCGATCCTCGCCAATTTCCCTGAGGTGCCGCAGGTCGCTTGCTTCGACACCGCGTTTCACCGCACGCACGGGCCGCTGGCTGATCACTACGCCATCCCGCATCAGCTCCACGCTGAGGGCGTGCGGCGCTACGGCTTCCACGGGCTGTCCTATGAATATATCTCCCGGACCCTGCCGCAGATCGCACCTGATATCGCAAAGCGCCGGGTGATCGTCGCACATCTCGGCAGCGGCGCATCGATGTGCGCGATGAAGGGCGGACAGAGCGTCGAGAGCACCATGGGATTCACCGCGCTCGACGGGCTGCCGATGGGCACGCGCCCCGGCCAGCTCGATCCCGGCGTGGTGCTATATTTGATCTCCGAGAAGGGGATGTCGGCATCGAAGGTGCAGGATTTCCTCTACCGCGATTGCGGCCTGAAAGGTCTCTCCGGTGTCAGCAATGACATGCGCGAGCTGGAAGCAAGTCCCGATCCGCAGGCGAGGCTGGCGGTGGACTATTTCGTCTATCGCATCGGCCTCAACGCCGGCATGCTCGCCGCCGCGCTCCAGGGCCTTGACGCCTTTGTCTTCACCGCCGGCATCGGCGAGAACTCGAGCAGCATCCGCGCCCGCGTGGCGGAGCAGCTCGGCTGGCTCGGCGTGACGCTCGATGCGGCCGAGAACGCACGCCATGCGCGGCTGATCTCGACGGCGACAAGTCGCATCCCGGTCTACGTGGTGCCGACCGACGAGGAGCTGATGATCGCGCAGCACACGCTGGCGCTGCTGATGAACGGCCACTCGCAAAATCCCAGGCATGAGAGGGTGTCATGA
- a CDS encoding phosphate acetyltransferase produces the protein MSPDATATQSPSKYDRLIAAAKAIPPAPTVVVHPCDETSLRGAVDSAVAGIIRPLLVGPEQKIRDTAAKFGLDISGYEVVDAAHSDDAAAKGVELIHAARAELLMKGSLHTDELMRAVTAKVGGLRTDRRISHVFVMDVPAYAETIFVTDAAINIFPDLDAKRDIIQNAIDLYTQANFGKSPRVAILSAVETVTSKIPSTIEAAALCKMADRGQITGGLLDGPLAFDNAIDVESARIKGIKSEVAGRAQILVVPDLEAGNMLAKNLAYFAKADGAGIVLGARVPVVLTSRADTPRARMASCAVAALYAHARRQKAPTVPA, from the coding sequence ATGTCACCAGATGCGACGGCCACGCAGTCTCCCAGCAAGTACGATCGCCTGATCGCCGCTGCCAAGGCGATCCCGCCGGCGCCGACCGTCGTCGTGCATCCCTGCGACGAGACATCGTTGCGGGGCGCCGTTGACAGCGCTGTGGCCGGCATCATCCGGCCCCTGCTGGTCGGGCCGGAGCAGAAGATCAGGGATACGGCCGCGAAATTCGGATTGGACATTTCCGGCTATGAGGTCGTCGATGCCGCGCACAGCGACGATGCCGCAGCCAAGGGCGTCGAATTGATCCATGCCGCGCGGGCCGAGCTGCTGATGAAAGGCAGTCTGCACACCGACGAGCTGATGCGGGCCGTGACGGCGAAGGTCGGGGGGCTGCGGACCGACCGGCGCATCAGCCATGTCTTCGTCATGGATGTGCCGGCCTATGCCGAAACCATCTTCGTCACCGACGCCGCGATCAACATCTTCCCCGATCTCGACGCCAAGCGCGACATCATCCAGAACGCGATCGATCTGTACACCCAGGCGAATTTCGGCAAATCGCCGCGCGTCGCCATCCTGTCCGCGGTCGAGACGGTCACGTCGAAAATCCCGTCCACGATCGAGGCGGCCGCGCTCTGCAAGATGGCGGACCGCGGGCAGATCACCGGCGGCCTGCTCGATGGGCCGCTGGCCTTCGACAACGCCATTGACGTCGAATCCGCGCGCATCAAGGGCATCAAGTCCGAGGTCGCCGGCCGCGCGCAGATCCTGGTCGTGCCCGACCTCGAAGCGGGCAATATGCTCGCCAAGAATCTCGCTTATTTCGCCAAGGCCGATGGCGCCGGCATCGTGCTCGGCGCGCGCGTGCCTGTTGTTCTGACCTCGCGCGCCGATACTCCGCGGGCCCGGATGGCGTCCTGCGCGGTCGCCGCGCTCTATGCTCATGCAAGGCGCCAGAAGGCGCCGACAGTACCGGCGTGA